Below is a genomic region from candidate division KSB1 bacterium.
AATATCTCGACGAAAAAGGCAATGCCGATGAGAAGGCCATTGCCGATATTACTGAAGAGCAAATGTTCAAAATGTATCGATTGATGAATTTGACCAGGATGTGGAACGACAAAGCCCTGTCGCTGCAACGCCAGGGAAGATTGGGCACCATGGCCTCGGTTCGGGGACAGGAGGCGTCCAATGTCGGTATGGCCATGCCGTTACAGGCAGGCGATTGGTTCGTGCCTGCGTTTCGGGAATATGGCGCCATGTTTACTTTGGGCATTTCGATGAAAGATCAACTCATGTACTGGGGCGGTGATGAACGAGGCGCTCGCATCCCCGATCATCTCCGAATTGCCAATGTCTGCATCACGGTCGGCGCTCATTTGACCCATGCGGTAGGAATTGCCATTGCCGCCAAAATCAAAGGCGAGAAAAGCATGGCGCTCTCTTCCTCAGGGGATGGCTCGACCTCGCAGGGCGATTTTCATGAGAGCCTGAATATGGCAGCTGTGTTCAAAGCGCCTGTGGTGTTCGTGATTCAAAACAACCATTGGGCGATCTCAGTGCCATTCGAGAAACAGACGGCCACGGAAACCATCGCCGAAAAGGCTGCGGCCTATGCCATCGATGGCGTTCGGGTGGATGGCAACGATGTATTTGCCGTCTACAAAACAGTGAAAAAATATGCGGATCGAGCACGGGAGGAACACAAGCCCGCACTGATCGAACTGGTAACGTATCGCATGGGCGATCATACCACAGCCGACGATGCCACCCGTTATCGCAAACCTGAAGAAGTCGCCGAATGGGCCAAAAAAGATCCCATCGATCGGCTGCGAATTTACCTCATGGCGAAGCACGGCTGGACCGAGGAAAAAGAGAAGCAGTTGATCGAAGAACTGACGCAAGAAATCGAACAAACGGTTCGAGAGTACGAAGCGGTTGAATCCCCTGATCCGACCAATATGTTCAAATACATGTATGCGGAAATGCCCTGGATTCTCAAGGAGCAGATGGAAGAAGTTCGGATGCTCTATAATAGGTAACTGGGTGATTGGGTAATTGGGTAATTAGGTAAATTGGTAATTGAGATGAATGAGCTAAGGAGAATTGGAGTGCTGGAGTTTTGGAGGATTGGGGTGCAAGCCTGTAAGATTCCAGGTATCATTACTCCATGACTTTAAGAGATCTGGAAGAGATAAATTTTTCTGTCATTCCGAACGGAGCGCAGCGGAGTGAGGAATCTATATTTCTCTTGCACTCAATTAATTAATCAGATTTCTCTCCGCCAATTGGCGGGTCGAAATGACATTTTTTATTTTTCAGGAATCTCTAATGATACGAACAATTCGTTGTTGTAAATTTTGAATAAATTTTTTGTGAATTTATACCGTTAAGGAGATAAATAGCAATGGCAAAGAAAACCATGATACAAGCGATCAATGAGGCATTGCATCAGAAGATGGCTGATGACCCGACCGTGGTGGTGCTGGGAGAAGATGTGGGGGTCGATGGTGGTGTGTTTCGGGCAACGGTCGGATTAATTGAGAAATTTGGTGAAGCTCGGGTGATGGATACCCCGTTGGCGGAATCGTCAATTGTCGGCGCTAGCGTGGGCATGGCGTTGAACGGTTTGAAGCCCATCCCTGAGATTCAATTTAGTGGGTTTATCTATCAGGCGTTCGATCAGATTTTAAACCACGTGGCTCGCTATCGGCATCGCAGCCAGGGCCGCTACCAGATGCAGATGGTCATTCGAGCGCCTTATGGGGCAGGCGTCAAGGCGCTGGAGCATCACTCCGAGAGCACGGAAGCCCATTTTGCACACCTGCCTGGAATAAAAGTCGTCATTCCTTCCTCGCCTCGGGATGCCAAGGGCTTATTGATTTCGGCGATCGAAGATCCCGATCCCGTTGTCTTTTTCGAGCCGATTCGGCTCTATCGCTTAAAGAAAGAGGAAGTGCCCGACGAAATGTATCGCATCCCCATTGGCAAGGCCAACGTGGTCAAAGAAGGCAAAGATATCACCATTATCGCCTGGGGCTCGATGGTGCCGATCTCACTAGAGGCTGCCGATCACGTCTCCAAAGAGGGCGTGGATGCGGAGGTGATCGACCTACGAACCATTTCGCCGTTCGATATCGAGGCGATTACCAAATCGGTGGAGAAAACGGGGCGAGCGGTGATCGTCCATGAGGCGCCCAAGCTTTTCGGTGTCGGCGCTGAGCTGGCTGCCCAGATCGGCGAACGCTGCCTGTTACATTTGTTGGCTCCTGTGTAC
It encodes:
- the pdhA gene encoding pyruvate dehydrogenase (acetyl-transferring) E1 component subunit alpha, which gives rise to MKPKLIQYLDEKGNADEKAIADITEEQMFKMYRLMNLTRMWNDKALSLQRQGRLGTMASVRGQEASNVGMAMPLQAGDWFVPAFREYGAMFTLGISMKDQLMYWGGDERGARIPDHLRIANVCITVGAHLTHAVGIAIAAKIKGEKSMALSSSGDGSTSQGDFHESLNMAAVFKAPVVFVIQNNHWAISVPFEKQTATETIAEKAAAYAIDGVRVDGNDVFAVYKTVKKYADRAREEHKPALIELVTYRMGDHTTADDATRYRKPEEVAEWAKKDPIDRLRIYLMAKHGWTEEKEKQLIEELTQEIEQTVREYEAVESPDPTNMFKYMYAEMPWILKEQMEEVRMLYNR
- a CDS encoding alpha-ketoacid dehydrogenase subunit beta — protein: MAKKTMIQAINEALHQKMADDPTVVVLGEDVGVDGGVFRATVGLIEKFGEARVMDTPLAESSIVGASVGMALNGLKPIPEIQFSGFIYQAFDQILNHVARYRHRSQGRYQMQMVIRAPYGAGVKALEHHSESTEAHFAHLPGIKVVIPSSPRDAKGLLISAIEDPDPVVFFEPIRLYRLKKEEVPDEMYRIPIGKANVVKEGKDITIIAWGSMVPISLEAADHVSKEGVDAEVIDLRTISPFDIEAITKSVEKTGRAVIVHEAPKLFGVGAELAAQIGERCLLHLLAPVYRVTGYDIIPPLSKLEDYNYPNSEKVVRAIHKTMEF